Proteins encoded in a region of the Thunnus thynnus chromosome 8, fThuThy2.1, whole genome shotgun sequence genome:
- the foxe3 gene encoding forkhead box protein E3 codes for MNLANYSYFSGMCNMTAETQHSPAEASPVVMSPNVSLDSPLPPPPLMLQARSKDNILIKSEPRGNSPNTEDGAALGQTEEHLPTGSRRRKRPVQRGKPPYSYIALIAMAIANSPERKLTLGGIYKFIMERFPFYRENSKKWQNSIRHNLTLNDCFVKIPREPGRPGKGNYWTLDPAAEDMFDNGSFLRRRKRFKRTDVSTYPGYMQSSSAFTPTPMGRPSYPNTLYAGIGSGYGSQLTATSPHPAMLHHYQTSAGVGQGQPRMFSIDNIISQQTAVQSGPGGELNTQALGLGGGDLGTMTSSCSVTGTDPSACFQTQTVNPSANMLSRNSGNIPSNLAAGYPYSSSASPPNLPTMTQSGFSPGSSQVYCSGNRLSLPTLRPGSCAEHTEQLLGLSSPMNSYNNSYMRQANFASGLERYM; via the coding sequence atgaatCTGGCAAATTATTCTTACTTCTCTGGCATGTGCAACATGACCGCAGAGACGCAGCACTCGCCCGCCGAGGCCAGTCCTGTTGTCATGTCTCCAAATGTCAGCCTGGACTCGCCGCTGCCACCGCCGCCTCTGATGCTGCAGGCCCGGTCAAAGGACAATATTTTGATCAAGTCTGAGCCCAGGGGAAACAGCCCAAACACTGAGGATGGAGCCGCTCTGGGCCAGACTGAGGAGCACCTGCCCACCGGGAGCCGCCGCAGGAAGAGGCCCGTCCAGAGGGGGAAACCTCCCTACAGTTACATCGCTCTCATCGCTATGGCCATTGCCAACTCCCCCGAGAGAAAGCTCACCCTTGGGGGCATTTATAAGTTCATCATGGAGCGCTTTCCTTTCTACAGGGAGAACTCAAAGAAGTGGCAAAACTCCATCCGCCACAACCTCACCCTCAACGACTGTTTTGTCAAGATCCCCCGGGAGCCCGGCAGACCAGGTAAAGGCAACTACTGGACTTTAGACCCCGCAGCTGAGGACATGTTTGACAACGGGAGCTTTTTGAGGAGAAGGAAACGGTTCAAGCGCACAGATGTGAGCACCTACCCAGGGTACATGCAAAGCTCCAGCGCGTTCACCCCAACCCCGATGGGAAGGCCCTCGTACCCTAACACCCTGTACGCCGGGATAGGCTCTGGTTATGGCTCACAGCTGACAGCCACATCACCGCATCCGGCCATGCTGCATCACTACCAGACGTCTGCCGGGGTCGGCCAAGGACAGCCGCGCATGTTCAGCATCGACAACATCATCAGCCAGCAGACAGCGGTGCAGAGCGGCCCCGGGGGAGAGCTCAACACCCAGGCGCTGGGGCTGGGCGGAGGTGACCTGGGCACCATGACCTCCAGCTGCTCGGTCACCGGCACCGACCCGTCTGCGTGCTTCCAGACCCAGACTGTCAACCCCTCAGCGAACATGCTGAGCAGAAACAGCGGGAACATCCCCTCCAACCTGGCCGCCGGGTACCCGTACTCCTCTTCGGCCTCTCCCCCAAACCTGCCCACCATGACCCAGTCCGGTTTCTCACCGGGGAGCTCTCAAGTGTACTGCTCCGGGAACCGGCTGTCCCTGCCCACCCTGCGCCCGGGCTCCTGCGCCGAGCACACGGAGCAGCTGCTGGGCCTCTCCAGCCCCATGAACTCCTACAACAACTCCTACATGAGACAAGCCAACTTTGCGTCAGGATTAGAGCGCTATATGTGA